A genomic segment from Rhodohalobacter sp. 614A encodes:
- the map gene encoding type I methionyl aminopeptidase produces MIFLKSESEIKKMRVAAQLVSRTLAEVAKEIKAGVETGTLDRIAEEFIKKNNARPAFKGYGPKNSPFPATLCISVNDEVVHGIPGKRKLNEGDIVSIDCGVEKDGYFGDHAYTFAVGECTKEDKELLRVTLESLYKGIDHAIHGNKMGDIGHAVQIHCEKSGFGVVRDLVGHGIGKDMHEDPSVPNYGKPGRGERLRTGMTLAIEPMITRGSWKVRTMDDKWTIRTADGSNAAHFEHDIVVREGEAEILSTFDYITEITKNEILETNYG; encoded by the coding sequence AGCAAAAGAAATTAAAGCCGGCGTTGAAACAGGTACACTGGACAGGATTGCAGAAGAATTTATCAAAAAGAACAATGCGAGACCGGCATTTAAAGGATATGGTCCTAAGAATAGCCCGTTTCCCGCAACATTGTGTATTTCTGTGAATGACGAAGTTGTTCACGGAATTCCAGGGAAGCGAAAATTGAATGAGGGTGACATTGTTTCTATTGATTGTGGTGTAGAGAAGGATGGTTACTTTGGTGACCATGCTTACACATTTGCCGTAGGCGAATGCACCAAAGAAGATAAAGAGTTACTGAGAGTTACTCTTGAATCACTTTATAAAGGGATTGACCATGCCATTCACGGAAATAAAATGGGTGATATTGGCCATGCGGTTCAGATTCATTGTGAAAAAAGTGGTTTTGGAGTTGTTCGGGATCTTGTTGGGCATGGAATAGGAAAAGATATGCACGAAGATCCTTCAGTACCGAATTATGGTAAGCCTGGAAGGGGAGAACGCCTCAGAACAGGTATGACACTTGCCATCGAACCTATGATTACCCGTGGGAGTTGGAAGGTAAGAACGATGGATGATAAATGGACGATTCGGACAGCTGATGGATCCAACGCGGCACATTTTGAACACGATATTGTAGTGCGCGAAGGTGAGGCTGAAATTCTCAGTACTTTTGATTATATTACTGAGATCACGAAAAATGAAATTCTAGAAACAAATTATGGCTAA
- the infA gene encoding translation initiation factor IF-1 produces the protein MAKQEPIKQDGKIIEALPNAQFRVELDNGHEILAHVSGKMRMYYIKILPGDRVAVEMSPYDLTKGRITYRYK, from the coding sequence ATGGCTAAACAAGAGCCAATTAAGCAAGACGGAAAGATAATAGAAGCACTACCAAATGCGCAGTTTCGAGTAGAATTAGATAACGGACATGAGATATTGGCTCATGTTTCAGGTAAAATGAGAATGTATTACATCAAAATTTTACCTGGAGACAGAGTAGCCGTTGAAATGTCTCCATACGACTTAACAAAAGGAAGAATAACTTACAGGTACAAATAG
- the rpmJ gene encoding 50S ribosomal protein L36 produces MKTKSSVKKRSSDDKIVRRKGRVYVINKKNPRHKQRQG; encoded by the coding sequence ATGAAGACCAAATCTTCAGTTAAGAAACGAAGTTCAGACGACAAGATCGTACGCAGAAAAGGACGAGTGTACGTCATTAACAAAAAAAATCCGCGGCATAAGCAGCGACAAGGCTAA
- the rpsM gene encoding 30S ribosomal protein S13, with translation MARIAGVDLPKQKRGVIGLTYIFGIGKTTAKKILDQAGIDPNTKVENWDEDQVSNLRNIIDNEMKVEGALRTEINANIRRLIEIGSYRGVRHRKGLPVRGQRTQTNARTRKGKRRTVAGKKKAPK, from the coding sequence ATGGCAAGAATTGCAGGGGTAGATTTACCCAAACAAAAAAGAGGTGTTATCGGCTTAACGTATATTTTTGGTATTGGTAAAACCACCGCCAAAAAAATACTTGATCAAGCTGGCATTGATCCAAATACTAAAGTTGAGAACTGGGATGAAGACCAGGTTTCAAACCTCCGGAATATCATTGATAATGAGATGAAGGTGGAAGGTGCGCTTCGCACAGAAATTAATGCCAACATCAGACGATTGATTGAAATTGGCAGTTATCGCGGAGTTCGCCACAGAAAAGGATTGCCGGTAAGAGGACAGCGTACCCAAACCAACGCTCGTACAAGAAAAGGTAAGAGAAGAACTGTTGCCGGTAAGAAAAAAGCCCCTAAATAA
- the rpsK gene encoding 30S ribosomal protein S11, whose amino-acid sequence MAKRQKRPTDKSARKKRKKQVADPNGMAFIKATFNNVLVSVTDANGNVLSWSSSGKEGFKGSRKNTPYAAQLSAETAAKAAHDMGLRKVEVFVKGPGSGREAAVRALATSGLEVTSIKDRTPIPHNGCRPPKRRRV is encoded by the coding sequence ATGGCAAAACGACAAAAAAGACCTACCGATAAATCGGCCCGTAAGAAAAGAAAAAAACAGGTAGCCGATCCCAATGGTATGGCATTTATCAAAGCTACATTTAACAATGTATTGGTTAGTGTTACTGATGCCAACGGAAATGTACTTTCATGGTCTTCTTCTGGTAAAGAAGGGTTTAAAGGGTCTCGAAAGAATACTCCGTATGCAGCACAGCTCAGCGCAGAGACTGCCGCAAAAGCTGCACATGATATGGGCCTTAGAAAAGTAGAAGTATTTGTAAAAGGGCCTGGTTCCGGTAGGGAAGCCGCCGTACGTGCTTTGGCAACTAGTGGTTTGGAAGTTACATCTATTAAAGACAGAACTCCGATTCCCCACAACGGATGTCGTCCACCTAAAAGAAGAAGAGTTTAA